DNA from Mugil cephalus isolate CIBA_MC_2020 chromosome 5, CIBA_Mcephalus_1.1, whole genome shotgun sequence:
aaatCTAGTAGTAGACtgacaaagatgaaaaacaacaccTTTTGATGGAGGAGTTCTGATTCTTTGTAAGAGTCCAGTCTGTGTTTGGCTGCTTCAGCTGTGGTGGGGAAAAAGAGATGCCAGAAATAGTTATGCAATATTAATATCAATTCACATCGACAAGGTTCTGTTCTGAGAAATGTATCTCTTTTAGCAAGTTTTTTATTCGAACTGGGTTTCCAGAGTTGTGGCAGGAGCAGTGTATCCCTGTGTTTGTCCTGAAATGGAGACGTCTCTCTTTATAGATGGAGCGTGGCTGCCCCCCTGTGGATGATTGGCAGAACACACATTTTAAGAGCGGAGGTGCTGTTGCCTGGAGCTCCGACTCGCCTGTCACTTAGTTTCGCTTTTATCCTCTGTGGCGCAGCGGGAAGGGTGCACGAGAGCACATAGTGATATTTATTCCCGATTCGAGACCCGTAGTATGAACTCTACGCTCTATTAATTCACCTAAAGTTGTTAACAAGGAGAATGCGACGTAAGCGTATTATTAGATTCGCTATTCAAAATACTCTCCTCGCCAACTACGCATAAAACCAATTAGAACCCCACCGGGATGAAACGAAACATGATTTTAATCTTCAAAGGAAACCGTGCCAGGGaggaaattaagaaaattaCACACGTCATTGTTTTGTGGATTTTATGCATcattttacattaatatttGCCTGATGCTCCTCGAGCaaggtttttaattaaaagtctCACAGAGAGCCTTGAAAACTTTGCGGGCCTTGCAGCTGTAAGTGCGCGACACGACACAGCTCTGCGCGCGTATATAGCATGGCACACATTTCAGGCACCTGTCCGGCGTGTTGTTTTACACGCCTCGGTGCGTATTTAATCTCCTTTTTCACCTCCAGTCCATCATCTTCAGCACGCATTTGCTCTTGCTTTATGTAAGGCTCAAATAGTTTCATTgtaatttgtcttttatgtgtCACTGACGACCTCAAGACGACTCATGTGAGTACGCTGAGGGACACCACTGGGTGAATTAGTGGAACCAATTAATAGTAGGAAGGACACTTTCTCCTCAAGGAGTATAGCCTCAGGCAGAACAATCACCGTGACCTCGAAATCCCTCTTGTGGCCAGaggtatgtgtgtgcgtgcgcgtgttgtgtgtgtgtgtgcgcgcgtgcatgCCAGTGACCGATTTGACATTTCCCAGTCTGCCTGGTGGAGTCTGGTTTCAAGGCTTTGAGTCTTTGTCCCCTGTTTTTGGTGAAAACGCGGAGACGAGAATTAGCATTACGCACACATTAACGGTCTACTGCTCTGTCTATTAGGATTAGAAAACACCAGTGGAGACATCCTGCCTCTGTAAATTCcctctctccttgtctccttcctcccccttcttcttctgtttcactcctcctcttccctacCCTTGCTCGACAAATATGAAgccacatctctctctctctctctttctcctcacaTTCAGAGGACAACGCCGGGGCCGATCTACAGGCTGTCCACGTCTCAGCCCAGCCATGTCCttgccccccctccttccccttgCCCCCTCCTCTCTCGATGTCCTCCCCTGTCTCCCCAAAACCGGCCATTGCCATTTTTCATCAATAATGGACAGCCCCCCCTTGCGAATACGGTACATTGTGTGTAGTATAATGGTTCGGTCGTGCTTGTGCCCTTGAGGCATAGTTAGTGAGGTTATCTGTCCTATATTGTTAGTTTGAGAACAAGAAGGCGTGTTGCAAAACCGACTGGTCGAGTAAGAATAGATTCAAACCACTGTCATTCACCTTGTCTGCCACGTAACCTTGACTTTTTGTGCGTGTTTGCGCGTGTGCTCATACTCAGGTAGGTGCTGTAAGCAGGTGTGCGCGCTACCTCGTCGCTTGAAAAGTGGTTGGCAATGTCACTGGGAGATGCTGACATGATCCTCGCAGGTCACATTCTGCTACAATTAGTCCGCGAATTATTATTAGATGCTTCAAGTGTTTCAAAGACTGAGCAGAGGAGCCAGTTTGAACTAtatctcctcttccctctcacaAAGTAATTGACATCTCACTTCATTCTAAGACACGGTTTCTTGCGCAGCATATGCTCCTCGCAAGATGGGGCTTTACAAATGTAATCTCACAtcgtctcatttcatttcacggGTGCAGAACATTACCATATGCAACACCATTAGGATTAATTATTGACAcgattaaatatatataaaaggagGGAAGACAACATGACGTGCAAAACACTTACTAACAAGACAAAATGAGGGGAAGGAAACAATGGCTtgcctcagtttttttttttttgtttgtttgtttttgttttttcgcttGCTAAAGTTCAGTTTAAACCTGTCTAGCATGCGTGATTTGACCTTCATGGGAGAATGTCACCGTCTAGATTCTTAACAGGTAGAGGGCTGATATGGATGTTTTTATTACGGCAGTGAGTGAGGTGGttttaaacagacaaaacacGTCCTCTTATGCTATATGCTGGCTTCACTGTACCTCACTGGGAGTAGTTGCTCCGTTGTTCACAGATGCGCTCCGGCTTTGAGCGTTCCACGAGTTTTCTGCGCTCTTTGCCTCGTTGTTCCTCGGTGTGCTGCTCGGGCTGCACGGCTTCAGAAACATAAAGTCACTTTTGGCTGATTCGGGTGTCAGACACACTTTATAACAATATGACTGAGATAGACTGCTATTTCCATTCACCTCCATGCAGTTCGTGGGCACTTTAGCAGCGGAGGAAATCTGCAGGTTGAGGTTGGATTTTTTGAACACCTCCGGAGGTGGATCCGGTTGAAAGCccccgcagcagcagcaggcgaACGGGGGCAGGTTGTACCCGCTGAGGGTCTCCCTGTCCTTGTAACACTTGACTGCGGCCAGAACGATGATGGCAACCAGGAATATTAAAGATATTGTGCTCAGTGACACGATCAAGTAGAGAGCGAGGTTAGAGGGGGGCTGTGGGCTGAGTGTCAGGTCGCCGAAATCTGACAGCGACTCGGGTACGCTGTCTACAACTGTGAGGATGATAGAGACGGTGGCGGAGAGCGGTGGCTGTCCATTGTCCTTGACTAATATTACCAGCCTTTGTCTTGTTGCGTCTTTTTCCACTAGCCGGCGAATAGTCCTGATTTCACCCGTGTACAGAGCTACACTAAATAGCCCCGGGTCCGTAGCCTGCAACACCTGGTAAGACAGTCGGGAGTTTTGCCCCGCGTCTGCATCTAATGCCGTTATTTTGGTAACAAGATACCCAGCGTCTACTGACCGCGGAACCACCTCTGTGGCTACTGTGCCGTTTTTGGGTAGCGGGGATACAATAACAGGTGCGTTGTCGTTCTGGTCCAAGACAAAGACGTTGACTGTGACATTACTGGCGAGAGGGGGAAATCCAGCGTCCTGCGCCTGTACCAGAATCTGAAAGTTTCTAAGTTGTTCATAATCAAAGGAGCGCAGTGCGTAGATATTGCCGTTGTCAGAGTTGATTGAGACATAAGTGGACACGGGCATGCCCTGAATCTGACCCTCGAGAATAGAATAGGACAGATACGCGTTCTGGTTGGAATCGGGGTCGAACGCAGTTACAGAGCAAATGGAAGCGCCCGGGGCATTATTCTCCGTCACATACACTGTATATGAAGGTTGAGAGAACCGCGGGGGGTTGTCGTTGATGTCAGACACTTGAACGAGGATGTTTTTCCTGGTAGAGAGCGAAGGAGAGCCCAAGTCCCGGGCTGTGAGAGTAATGTTGTACTCAGACACAGCTTCCCTGTCCAGAAACTCGCTCGTCACCAGAGTATAATAGTTCTTAAAAGAGGAATGGAGCTGAAAAGGGACGTTGCTCGGAATTTGACAGTCAACGTTTCCGTTTTCTCCCGCATCCCGGTCCATGACACTGATCACAGCTATCACCGTGCCCGGCGGCGCGTCTTCTTGGACAGGAGTGGACACTGATGTTAGGATGACCTCGGGCGCGTTGTCATTCACGTCCAGGATGTCAACCAGCACTTTGCTATGCACTGCCACAGCCGATGGTCCCCTGTCTTTTGCTTGGACATACAACTCATATACACTGTCTTTCTCATAGTCCACAATGCCTTTCACTCGGATTTCTCCCATGTACGGATCCACGCTAAACAATTCACGCACCTTGAGTGGTGCGTGTCCGCTAAATGCATAAGTCACTTCCCCATTCGAGCCTTCATCCAGATCTGTGGCGTTCAGTTTCAGCACCAGCGTCCCCCTAGGTGCGTTCTCCACCAGACTGGCTCTGTAAACCGAGCGGTCAAACACTGGCACATTGTCGTTGGCATCCAATACTGTGATGGTTATCAACGCTGTCCCAGTGCGTTCCGGTGACCCACCATCATAGGCAGTGAGGACCATTTCatgctttttctgcttctctcgGTCCAGGGGATTGTCCAGCACGAGCTCAGCAAACTTGCTTCCATCATTACGCGTCTGGATATTTAGGACGAAATGCTCGTTTGCGCTTAGCTGGTAGGAGCGCAGAGAGTTGGTGCCTACGTCCTGGTCCTGTGCGCTCTCCAGCGGGAAGCGTGAGCCGGGCGCAGCGGACTCTGTGATATCAAGATTAAACTCGCTCCACGGGAAACTCGGGGAGTTGTCATTAACGTCTAAAATCTCCACTTCCACTCTGTACAGTTCTAATGGGTTTTCAATGACCACTTGTAAGTGTAAAAAACAGCTCGGGCTTCGTTCACACAGCTCTTCTCTGTCTATCTTCTCGTTGACGAAAAGAATTCCATTCTCCAAGTTCACTTCTAAATATTGCTTCTTTGCGCCGGAGACAATACGAAACCGACGGGCGGACAGCTTGGCCACATCTAAACCCAGGTCTTCGGCGATGTTGCCCACAAAAGCTCCATGCTCCAGCTCTTCGGGAATGGAGTACCGAATTTGCGCAAGCACCAGGTCCactacacacgcacacagaagcAGACATACAACCAGGCCAGTCACCGGTACCCAGCTGCCTCTGGAGAGTCTGTTATCCATTTCAGCAGCGTGCGTAAAGTCACCTCACCCAGACATCTTTTTCCTCATAAAACCATGTAGCTGTAAAGTTCAAAAGTAAATACAAATGGTCTGTCCgcacaaaaaagggaaaaaaatatcttcaaatCTAAGTTTGATATACTGATGTTTATGATTAACTTTCACGAATACTTCAGATGAGAGAacgggaggggagaggagagtgAAAGcacctctctctgtgttgtgcTCCACGCGCAACACCAGTGGTGTGTGAGCGGGGGCGGCTCTCGCTTTGATTTTCCAGTGTATTAGACACTCGGAGGAGCTGGTGGgcaggcgtgtgtgtgtttatgtgtgcgtgtgtgagagaggcacaggcagagagagagagagagagagggagagggagagggagagagggggtggCCGTAGCTTCTCGCAGCTCCGTATTGGAGGACGCCGACGCGAAATGCGACTCTAATTACTGTAGACGTTTAACCCTTCCACATCCTCGTGTCTGCTCGTCTGACCCATTAAAACGACGTGAAGGCGCAAGTTTGACACTGACGTCAGAGGCAGATTTGGATTAAGAGGTAAATTGTGTCAATGTGGGTGTCGTTTTCTAGACTGCATTTACAAGATGATAGATAAGGATTTTCCTTGATGTCCACCATACCCCCCAGGCCCAGGATGGCAGAGACAACATTATTTCACTGGGCTATGACTTATTACAACCCCAAACACATCGCCAGGGAACAAAAAGTGTTGTTTTGGGGTTCCAGTGTTATATTTctctgtgcagaaaacaaaaacacatatccTCTTTGCCTCGGTGGCCCAGTGGCCAGTTCCAGTAGGCTCCCGGGACTTCATAATGCTCTTTAATTAGAGCCCTTTGAAGATGAATGCCCACACTGCAAAACAGTCCCATTCATTAATCATCAAACACGAAATTGGGTTTCACAAAAAGAATCTTTGATAGGTCAGGATATTCATATTTAATCAATATTTAAATGAGTGTGAGCGGCAATTCAGAGCTTAAAATGATTACATTCACAATCACAAACGGACAATGCACCCATACAGATACGCATTACACGATATTAATTCACTTAAGAGGGCCCTAACATGTATCAACATAATCAACATAAAAGCCATGTCATAAATCCTTAATCATACTTGTCTCTAATCAGGTATTATAGTTGGGATTATGTAGGTGTTTACAGTTGCAAGAAGACAGAAAAGGCGCGCTGGAATGTTTGGAAAGACTTTGACCAAATTATAAGTGACTCCACTTGCCGAAAGCAAGATCATTACagtgtgtattgaaagaaagGGGACATCTCTCCAGAGCGCGCCACATGTTTATTCAGATCTAATCTTTCTCTTGTTAATCCTGGTCAGAGAGACGACCACTGAACGACGGGGAACGTGGAAGAGAGTGGAAGAGAGGAACTAAAGGATGCCTTTGTGAATTGGAGCTTGTCTCAAGACAGACACGAGTGGCATCTTAATGTGAAACGGTGGCTTGAAATCTGAAGGTCTCTTCTTGGGACTGACGACACAGCCTTGGGCCCCGGGTAGCGTTGGTCTTGTTAGCAACtaaaaaggaatttaaaaaaacgaGATGAAGATGAGAAAGATCGAGAAACAAATATTTCTGCTTCCTAGGGGCAGTATTTTCTTTTACCCTACATTTTCTGTTAAATTGCTCCAAAAACCTAAGAGCTGCACACTCTCTTGAAAACTAGGTTGATGGTTGCTCCTCTGTGAGCGTGATCAGGGAAGGCATGTTGATGTCTAatgttgttgtgatgttttcacTCGAAAAGCAAAGTCATGGGCGTCTGTTGGGGATAATTCCGCTTGGATATAGTTCTTATTTCTTAAATTTCTCTCTTAAGTAGCTAGGAAAATAACTTAACAAACGGGGGGATGGAGGTGGATTCTGTATACTTCAGTGTAGTATTTAAAAGAGGACAACGGCTGGATTTATTCCTGAATAAAAGCTGTCGTGCCAAATGATTTAAATCCTCAGttttggaagaagaagaaaaaaatatgttgcataaAAAGTATCACTTCCCCTGGGAGCAAAAGTTGTTGCCCACATATCTATCCAACAAGCAGCCCCGAAATGCGTCACCCTCCCCttttcaggaagaaaaaaatcacgaAAATCCCCAGGTTTAAATaagcagaaaacacaatctGCTTGTAGACTTAACCTCAAGCAGATGGTTAAGCTTCTCCAGAAATGATTACATTtctggaaaaaggaaaaaaaaaaaaaaacaccagcaccAGTTCCATtgcttttcccttctttttaaTTAACGGAGTGAAGGATTAGTGTGCAGCTATCCGGGATCAACCGTTCTCCGACGGAAGAATACAAATGTTTTGTGATAAATAATCCCAAAGCACTCCGGCCGGCGGTCCCTCGGTGCCTGTTACATTAACATGCATTACACGGAGCATTAAGCCGGTCTCATCCGCTCCTATCGCCTCGCTCACCCCATTGTCCGACAGAAAGACAGCCATTACTTTCTCTGAACTACCGCTCAACAGCCACCTGACCGTGACCCTTTACTTCTTGGAGAGTACCACTGGATGGAGAGGCGGTGGATCCGGGAATGGAAAAGACTAATGATCAAAAGCTAACTATCCTTTTACAAGCTCAAACATAAAGAAACTCattcttcaatttttttttttttttttcagctgacCATTCTTATAGACCATTTATTGACCCCCAGTATAGGCTCCACCAGCGACACTAActtcatctgttttatttttattcgtGATCTCTTGGCGCCATCTGCTGGGGGATATCAGACACCGCAAAACATGCATTTATGCATGCTTCTGTTATGAGTGCTGAGCATGTTGGTTTTGTGCATAAAGATGAATTCATAAACATGAATTAAACTTCACTGACTAAATAGTGCAACAAAAAGAATTTAAATCAGATGCTCTTTATGcacctaaaaaaacaacataaacaacagataaacaaaGGCAACAAGCTAAACAAATATGATCAAATATCGCAGCCGGTTAAAATTGATTATCATGTGATAATGTGTTCGGCGTATTTCACAGAAACATTAAATGGTATTTACTGCCGTTTTTTCAAACAGCAACTAAAGAAAACAAGTAATGTAATATCcaattctgcattttttttgaaaactaaatgaaagttGTTACTACTCAAGGAACTCAGTGAAGCTTCCCTACTAATGTATGATGATCCCAAATGATCACTGTTGTCTGAATCATCAAATTTGTCATCgtgccacacacaaacaacatgcaTAACTATGCTCACCAAATAacagtttaaagaaaacaacatatttcaGGCTGCAGTCATTGTTAAATGCCACACGCCGTCAGTAAGCAGCAGGAAGCTCACATTAACGTGACTGTGAATGAGTTCAGCGCTGGGCTGAGGCCAGTAGCATAAGTGAATTAAGTGAGTCAAAGTGAGTTGTTTTACTGAAGCTGGATGTGACAACTAGTCCACACTGCAGTCCAGATTAAATCATGGTGATAAACGTGATTAAGTGTCATTGGATAGTTGTCCTTAGAGGATCTCCCAAACGTTAAATAATCCTCTGTagataattaaaatgttaaaaacactaGGGAATTTCAGTAGTTTGTCGGCTaaattttgtcactttgtccTTTGTCTTCAGATGATATTATTTGCTGGTGTGCGTGTTTTCCCTCTTTATCTGTGATCTTCGTGCGCCATCTGCTGGGTGTTGATCTTTACAACAGCTACGGAACCCACAATATAGTCTAATAAGAACTGCACTCATAACCCTACATATTCTGTGGTCGCAATTTGTTTTGGTAACATGTGACCTTAGTTTTCTAAATTATTTCTCATAATTAGTTTCCTAGACTAATATTTATATGACACTATTAGCAATTATATAATTCCCTACGTTATTTAGGATACTACTGCGTCTAGTCTTTCACATGCGTGTTTGTTATTTCCCTCTTTGGCTTATGGGTtactgaatttaaatatttctgtcaaatacgaattttcacaaaaacaagagTAAGTGTTTATCCGTCACACAGCGACTTCTACTGGAGACAAAGTCGTATGTATGAGCTTTCATTGACTAAAAACTaatgtaatttgtgtttttaatgaatacGGTGTAAAATgagttttgtaattttgttttttaaaattatattttgattatttGAGGGTGTACATTTGAACCCAAAGATCGGTCTGATAGTTTGACATCCCATTTCTATACTAACCTCACACAGTCATGCATATTTCTCCACATACATAAGTTTTATGTATCTTTTTTATCATGTAATCAGTGTATTTAGAGGTTCTGAGGTAATgtatattttgaaataaaagcgTCGGACAGCGCCCATGGTCGATACCCGGAATCCGGATTTGAAACTCATTGTAGGCGAGAAGTAACCATTGAGCTAAGCCGACGCAAGGGCGTTTTGCGCGGAACTTCTTTATATTTCTGAGCACGTACAACCCAATGACTgtattttaatcagatttcaGAGTACAAGCAAAAGGGTTAAATGAGTCAAGAAACACACGCCGAATGAACCCATGGGGCATATGTATAAAGAAATATCTGTGTAATGACTTCTTGAAGTTTATAAATATGACGCCACTCTAGGAGGGGCAGGTGCTCCTCTTCCTGAAAGGGCACAGATCACGTGATATACGGTGAGTCACCAGATGACAAACCGTGTTGGTCTTGTTCTGTACTCACtgctaaaactgaaatgaccGAGCAGCTACATTTTTGTTTATGACCTCTTTATTGGGGGTACCACAttaatgaacaacaaaaaaacctttAGAATCAGGAGACTTTCTCTGTCTACTTCAATTGCAATTCCATTGTGTCATGTCCTGTCCTCCAAAACGCAAATGACGCTTTATTTCTATGTTGttacatgtttgaaaaatatatttgtatgaATGTTTGGATGACGTCTTCCTTCTTATATCATATCATGACGTTGGCACAGAAAATCCACTAGGGGGCGTTATAGACCAATAAAAGCAGGCCAAAGTAATCATACATATGTGCTGTCCAACGtatcccaggaacaacacctgaaccCTCAATCCAGAAGAGCGCAGCGCACCCTCAAACTTCCAGGTTGCTGGTAGAGGACCCGAGCTTGAGGACAACACAGATACCACCTTGTGAGAGTGAGCGGGATTTTTCATACACATATGTCGTAACATATACATGTATAGTAGCATACCCGTGTACACCAGCCAGAATGTTGGCGTATGTGAGGCAAAGGAAAGTCAGCGAGGACGCAACTAAACACAGAGATGTGATGAAAGGGAGGGTGACTTCCACCTGCAATTAGCTTCCCGTCATCACTCCGCAGTTTCCATAATAACCAGCTGAACTTTGCCCCGCGTGTCACCACAATATCTATCAGGgaagataaacagaaaacaagagacgTATGGGTGAGGGGAAAGGTGGGAGGTCACGCCAGACAGAGAGATATGCTCAAGAAGGCATGAGGGAGGAAGGCAGGTGAGAAGAGATAAGAGAGGACAATGGcagagaaaaatgttgaagacttACAGTAGCAGGCCGAGGTTTGATGTGATAGGAAAATGAAGAGCAAGGATAGgggaaaggagagggaggaaaaagagggagaatgGAGGTTTTCGTCCACATGCTCCTCAGCTGTGTAAACTGAAGGTCTCTGCTGCTTCTCGGATTCCCCTGAAGAAGGGGGATATTTATAGGAGGCTGGCAGTGGTAGTGAGCGGACCCTTGCTCTGTCACACCcactaatattattattattactttatatgcgcaaaaatggaaaatgtcagCAACCTGAGAGGCCTGCAGAGACGGTGTGTGCATGTAAAGTGTCTCactgcctgtctctctctgtgtgtgtgtgtgtgtgtgtgtgtgtgtgtgtgtgtgtgtgtgtgtgtgtgtgtgcgtgtgtgcgtgtgtgcgtgtgtgtgtgtgtgcgtgtgtgtgtgttgtgagaaaCTCTTGGTGAGACATAGCGTTTATATAAAAGGGgcaaaaggaaaagaggagcGGAGACCAAATTAGAGAAAACAGGGAGAAGTTGGCATGTATCAAGAGGTGTAACCTGATCTGCCGAACTTATTAGAGCTGTCAAaggctgaaagaaagaaaaggaagagagagagagagagagagagagagagagagagaggtggagcaGGGctagacagacacagacatgagCACATATTCCAGTTCCAGATTATAAGATTCCCGCAAGTTGTAGACGTGTTGAAACAGactacacacacatgcacgcacacacacactgacatacaAGTCGACATCCACTTGGTAACAGATGCAAACGCAGgcacacatgcagaaacacaaacagtccgATAGACATAACAGACGTGCACGCGCGTGCACACATGCTGCGAGGAAAGGAAATTCCAGAGGGAACAGGTGGGAGTGGCGATAGCAATCTATCAGGATGACTTTGATCTTCCCCATGCCTCTGTCACCACTGCTGGAATACACGGGATGGATCAGGATGGCCTCCAATCAATCATAATGTGCATATGCACGCCAAGATGTAATAGTAGCGCCGCACCAAAATACCTGTTAAGTGTAGTTTAAACAGAGTGAGTGCACATTGAAAATAAGCTGAGATGCATCCCTAGTTATAGTGTGCTgactgtctgtttgtctgcccACTCTTCCTGGAGTTCTGGCCAAAGTAAAGCATAGATAGAAAAACAGAggagccctttttttttttttttttgctttattgaatgagtaaaaaaaaaatggactgagGGGGGCAGTGTTGAGAGAAGGTGAGCCGAGTTGAGACTGGGTAGGCCTGAAACAGTACAGATAACTTCATGGGGAAGTTTGGTGGAAGAAACCAGCAAGCATCCTCCCAGTTGATACAGTCACCTTTGagcatttaatgtttatttttctctcatgaTTGTCAACAAGATGATCTGAGAtcggagggaggaaagaaaaacacgaggAAGGAAAAtagggaaagagacagagacattgCTCTGGCAGAAACATGGAGTCCGCTGAGGACAGAAGTCAAAggttgtgcgtgcgtgcgtgcgtgcgtgcgtgcgtgcgtgcgtgcgtgcgtgcgtgtctcCTTGGGGTGACCGGAACTTTAGGGCACATTAAATGAAATCTTTCAGTACAACGCCTCAtcacaagaaagaaaataccAGCATGTCCGTTACATTAGCcaagattttgtgtttgtgttctgtgtgtgtgcgtgtgggtgaGTGCCAAGgcagagatgagagaggagagCCCCTGCCTCAGGGGCCACAAAGACAGTTGATTGACAAGCCCCGTGAACATGAATGTGCCTGTGTAACCGTCTCCGTACTAAATCCTCGTAATCACGCCACTTCTCTTCTTTTGTCCCTCCACTCTACCCATCTCTACCTCCAACTCCCCACACTTTCCAATCCCTTCTGCAAAACCATCCCTTCCACATCTCTGCTTCCTCTAGGTCTGTTTTATTGGGAGGCGGTCGTATATTAATGACCCCGTCGGCAATTAGCTGCTTTAAGGCATAAAAAGTCATGAATGGAGGCCCGCTCATGAACATGtttgcacataaacacattgGTCAACTCACAGTGTGCGCTGCATGGCCAAAACATGAGCAGCAATTGAGAAAACATGcaaggaggggggagaagaaaaaaaaaactcaatcgTGACGGAAACTGTTTGCAGAAATTATtcatttccctccttttttatgttttccttgtGCTGACTGTacacccctccctctccccagcctcactcttttcctctttcacatTCCACTTCGTTTTTGCATATCTCTGAACCCCCCTTTGCACTGTACCTCACCACTTTTAAAACAACTCGTCTACccccctctcgctctctcttttcctctttatttctctccacCTCTTTCCCGCCCTCCTCTCGCTACCTGACATTGTGGCTCGGTGCCCAATGAGTCACACCTCTGCTAAAATCatcagagatggagggagggaaggagggggggagagagggagggagggaggagggagcaaaagaaagaaatcgtcagggagagagaaaaagcaggAGAGtatgacagagagaaaaatatagaaaataaaaatgggaggAGAGAAAGttagagaggcagaaagagggagCCTCCGGGGAGAGAAAAGAGCATAGAGTGCGTTTAACTTTTTGACTCCAGTAGTCAGTGTGTGCTTGTCAGTAACAGTTAGCCTGTAGACAACAACACGTTCCACACACTGCTCGGGCGCACACACGTATGCACGAATACACGTGCACACATAGCCACACGGTGACATCGTGCATAAGCCCACCTGCATCCTCCGCAGGCGCACGCATACATACGGCAATcagacatgcaaaca
Protein-coding regions in this window:
- the si:ch73-233f7.1 gene encoding protocadherin-10 isoform X2 — translated: MDNRLSRGSWVPVTGLVVCLLLCACVVDLVLAQIRYSIPEELEHGAFVGNIAEDLGLDVAKLSARRFRIVSGAKKQYLEVNLENGILFVNEKIDREELCERSPSCFLHLQVVIENPLELYRVEVEILDVNDNSPSFPWSEFNLDITESAAPGSRFPLESAQDQDVGTNSLRSYQLSANEHFVLNIQTRNDGSKFAELVLDNPLDREKQKKHEMVLTAYDGGSPERTGTALITITVLDANDNVPVFDRSVYRASLVENAPRGTLVLKLNATDLDEGSNGEVTYAFSGHAPLKVRELFSVDPYMGEIRVKGIVDYEKDSVYELYVQAKDRGPSAVAVHSKVLVDILDVNDNAPEVILTSVSTPVQEDAPPGTVIAVISVMDRDAGENGNVDCQIPSNVPFQLHSSFKNYYTLVTSEFLDREAVSEYNITLTARDLGSPSLSTRKNILVQVSDINDNPPRFSQPSYTVYVTENNAPGASICSVTAFDPDSNQNAYLSYSILEGQIQGMPVSTYVSINSDNGNIYALRSFDYEQLRNFQILVQAQDAGFPPLASNVTVNVFVLDQNDNAPVIVSPLPKNGTVATEVVPRSVDAGYLVTKITALDADAGQNSRLSYQVLQATDPGLFSVALYTGEIRTIRRLVEKDATRQRLVILVKDNGQPPLSATVSIILTVVDSVPESLSDFGDLTLSPQPPSNLALYLIVSLSTISLIFLVAIIVLAAVKCYKDRETLSGYNLPPFACCCCGGFQPDPPPEVFKKSNLNLQISSAAKVPTNCMEPCSPSSTPRNNEAKSAENSWNAQSRSASVNNGATTPSELKQPNTDWTLTKNQNSSIKSYNSINMDGTLMRKAMHADPENYVTSMAPGQYWTWGTHMKGMKEYKMSPSPSGLPSRPWTPRCTPPPQQQQPSIPSQPHPHPHPHPHPHPHPHPHPPPDYHHNVYIPGTPSGFCTLRPTVHRSELDVHNSFSTFGKKRRLQMSPQGEAAMINNDLYND
- the si:ch73-233f7.1 gene encoding putative protocadherin beta-18 isoform X1 — translated: MDNRLSRGSWVPVTGLVVCLLLCACVVDLVLAQIRYSIPEELEHGAFVGNIAEDLGLDVAKLSARRFRIVSGAKKQYLEVNLENGILFVNEKIDREELCERSPSCFLHLQVVIENPLELYRVEVEILDVNDNSPSFPWSEFNLDITESAAPGSRFPLESAQDQDVGTNSLRSYQLSANEHFVLNIQTRNDGSKFAELVLDNPLDREKQKKHEMVLTAYDGGSPERTGTALITITVLDANDNVPVFDRSVYRASLVENAPRGTLVLKLNATDLDEGSNGEVTYAFSGHAPLKVRELFSVDPYMGEIRVKGIVDYEKDSVYELYVQAKDRGPSAVAVHSKVLVDILDVNDNAPEVILTSVSTPVQEDAPPGTVIAVISVMDRDAGENGNVDCQIPSNVPFQLHSSFKNYYTLVTSEFLDREAVSEYNITLTARDLGSPSLSTRKNILVQVSDINDNPPRFSQPSYTVYVTENNAPGASICSVTAFDPDSNQNAYLSYSILEGQIQGMPVSTYVSINSDNGNIYALRSFDYEQLRNFQILVQAQDAGFPPLASNVTVNVFVLDQNDNAPVIVSPLPKNGTVATEVVPRSVDAGYLVTKITALDADAGQNSRLSYQVLQATDPGLFSVALYTGEIRTIRRLVEKDATRQRLVILVKDNGQPPLSATVSIILTVVDSVPESLSDFGDLTLSPQPPSNLALYLIVSLSTISLIFLVAIIVLAAVKCYKDRETLSGYNLPPFACCCCGGFQPDPPPEVFKKSNLNLQISSAAKVPTNCMEVNGNSSLSQSYCYKVCLTPESAKSDFMFLKPCSPSSTPRNNEAKSAENSWNAQSRSASVNNGATTPSELKQPNTDWTLTKNQNSSIKSYNSINMDGTLMRKAMHADPENYVTSMAPGQYWTWGTHMKGMKEYKMSPSPSGLPSRPWTPRCTPPPQQQQPSIPSQPHPHPHPHPHPHPHPHPHPPPDYHHNVYIPGTPSGFCTLRPTVHRSELDVHNSFSTFGKKRRLQMSPQGEAAMINNDLYND